The following are encoded together in the Kutzneria kofuensis genome:
- a CDS encoding alpha/beta fold hydrolase produces MTLYTKTFGRGPVLLFIVGGNGDSTVFEGVASELADRYKVVLYDRAGFARSPVDAVPADKLAADVEDARALLADEPGYVFGSSSGAIVALELLARHPSVVLKAVPHEPPLISVLPDRDEWLARMDGVYDLYVSDGPDAAMALFGQLVGMQRQAPPPGFEPPPAMREMFERMKVNVPFWFDHEFRPYPRHEPDLDALAASKDKLVLASGVESRGLLPYLPNVVLAEKLGVEVVEFPGDHLGYTRHPAEFAAQLHKVLS; encoded by the coding sequence ATGACCTTGTACACCAAGACGTTCGGCCGCGGACCGGTGCTGCTGTTCATCGTCGGCGGCAACGGCGACAGCACCGTGTTCGAGGGGGTCGCTTCGGAACTCGCCGACCGCTACAAGGTGGTGCTGTACGACCGGGCCGGCTTCGCCCGCAGCCCCGTCGACGCCGTGCCGGCCGACAAGCTGGCCGCCGACGTCGAGGACGCTCGGGCCCTGCTGGCCGACGAGCCCGGGTACGTGTTCGGCAGCAGCTCCGGCGCCATCGTCGCGCTGGAGCTGCTGGCCAGGCATCCGTCGGTGGTGCTGAAGGCGGTGCCGCACGAGCCGCCGCTGATCTCGGTGCTGCCCGACCGGGACGAGTGGCTGGCCCGCATGGACGGCGTCTACGACCTGTACGTCAGCGACGGCCCCGACGCCGCCATGGCGTTGTTCGGGCAGCTCGTCGGCATGCAGCGGCAGGCGCCTCCGCCCGGCTTCGAGCCGCCGCCCGCCATGCGGGAGATGTTCGAGCGGATGAAGGTCAACGTGCCGTTCTGGTTCGACCACGAGTTCCGCCCGTACCCCCGGCACGAGCCCGACCTGGACGCGCTCGCCGCCAGCAAGGACAAGCTCGTCCTCGCCAGCGGCGTCGAGTCGCGGGGCCTGCTGCCGTACCTGCCGAACGTCGTGCTGGCCGAGAAGCTCGGCGTCGAGGTGGTGGAGTTCCCCGGCGACCACCTCGGCTACACGCGGCACCCGGCCGAGTTCGCCGCGCAGCTGCACAAGGTCCTCAGCTAG
- a CDS encoding GNAT family N-acetyltransferase, giving the protein MTPTLRSERLLLSPYTPEDETDFVALLRDEEVCKWMGQERQPEETIRSLFGLLFTEVYPKNMFDVWAVRLDGRYIGHAELKKTGNVDGHEVICALVRDVWRMGLGTELSYRVVDYGFDELGLDAVHGCVAAENTRSLAMALKAGFEIVRDVTGEDGKVTRVVTLRAADRQLARQ; this is encoded by the coding sequence GTGACTCCCACGCTGCGCTCCGAGCGCCTGCTGCTGAGCCCCTACACGCCCGAGGACGAGACCGACTTCGTCGCGCTGTTACGCGACGAAGAGGTGTGCAAGTGGATGGGACAGGAACGACAGCCCGAGGAGACGATCAGATCGCTCTTCGGGCTGCTGTTCACCGAGGTGTACCCGAAGAACATGTTCGACGTGTGGGCGGTGCGGCTGGACGGCCGCTACATCGGCCACGCGGAGCTGAAGAAGACCGGCAACGTCGACGGGCACGAGGTGATCTGCGCCCTGGTCCGGGACGTCTGGCGGATGGGCCTGGGCACCGAGCTGTCCTACCGGGTCGTCGACTACGGCTTCGACGAGCTGGGCCTGGACGCCGTGCACGGCTGCGTGGCCGCCGAGAACACCCGGTCGCTGGCGATGGCGCTGAAGGCCGGCTTCGAGATCGTGCGGGACGTGACCGGCGAGGACGGCAAGGTCACCCGCGTCGTCACGCTGCGCGCCGCCGACCGGCAACTGGCCCGTCAATAA
- a CDS encoding TetR/AcrR family transcriptional regulator, with the protein MSGLRERKKQATREALSWAALRLAVERGLDNVLVEDIAAEAGVSPRTFNNYFSSKYEAISSRATDRIFRAGQVLLDRPADEPLWDAITAAVLEVHAEAATLPTPEWLAGLRPVLSSPAMAGELLKTYVKMQKGLAAAIADRLGDGDHGMYPEIVAAAVAAAAQVASDHWLRADPPVPMLGLLETALKQLRGMQ; encoded by the coding sequence GTGTCCGGACTTCGTGAACGCAAGAAGCAGGCCACCCGGGAGGCGTTGAGCTGGGCGGCGCTGCGGCTGGCGGTCGAGCGCGGGCTGGACAACGTGCTGGTCGAGGACATCGCCGCCGAGGCGGGAGTGTCGCCGCGCACGTTCAACAACTACTTCTCCAGCAAGTACGAGGCGATCTCGTCCCGGGCCACCGACCGGATCTTCCGGGCCGGCCAGGTGCTGCTGGACCGGCCGGCCGACGAGCCGCTGTGGGACGCGATCACCGCCGCCGTGCTCGAGGTGCACGCCGAGGCCGCCACGCTGCCGACGCCCGAGTGGCTGGCCGGCCTGCGGCCCGTGCTGTCGTCGCCGGCGATGGCCGGCGAGCTGCTCAAGACCTACGTGAAGATGCAGAAGGGCCTGGCCGCCGCCATCGCCGACCGGCTCGGCGACGGCGACCACGGCATGTACCCGGAGATCGTGGCGGCGGCGGTGGCCGCCGCCGCCCAGGTCGCGTCCGACCACTGGCTGCGCGCGGACCCGCCGGTGCCGATGCTCGGCCTGCTGGAGACGGCGCTCAAGCAGTTGAGGGGGATGCAATGA